One genomic window of Glycine max cultivar Williams 82 chromosome 16, Glycine_max_v4.0, whole genome shotgun sequence includes the following:
- the LOC100815116 gene encoding 60S ribosomal protein L18a-like protein, which produces MDTADQRKGEYPPTRDTENPLLGKFDKPLPCFGCGIGWFSLLLGFVCPLMWYYATILYFGNYYHKDPRERAGLAASAIAALLFTIAAVITVAVIFL; this is translated from the exons ATGGATACAGCTGACCAAAGAAAAGGCGAGTATCCTCCTACTAGGGATACAGAGAACCCACTATTGGGAAAATTTGACAAGCCACTTCCATGTTTTGGCTGTGGCATTGGATGGTTCTC TCTTCTGCTAGGATTTGTTTGCCCACTAATGTGGTATTATGCTACAATTCTCTACTTTGGAAATTACTATCATAAGGATCCAAGAGAGCGGGCTGGGCTTGCTGCTTCTGCAATTGCT GCTCTACTTTTCACAATTGCCGCAGTGATAACAGTAGCTGTTATTTTCTTGTAA